GCGCACCCCGTCCACGATGGCGGTGGTGCGGGAGGTCTCCACCACGCTGCCGCCCTGGAGCAGCGCGCTGAACCCGGTGTCGTGCTGGTCGACGAAGGCCAGGTAGCGGTCGAGGGCGCGGGCCAGGCGGGGCAGCAGCGGGCCGGTGCGCGGCTCGTCGAAGCAGTGCCGCAGCTCCTCGGCGGCGGAGCGCAGCGCGGCCTCGTACAGCTGCTGCTTGCCGCCGGGGAAGTACCGGTACACCAGCGGCCGCGACACCCCGGCGGCCTCCGCCACGTCGTCCAGCGAGACCTCCTCGGGCGCCCGGTGCGCGAAGAGGGACAGCGCCGCTTCGAGCAGTTGGGCGCGCCGTTCCTCGACGCTGAGGCGGCGGTAGGCGGGGGTCGGGGCGGCGGGGCTCATGACCAGCAGCGTAATCGGTGGCGGCCCGTCCCGGCCGTCCCGATCGGGCCGCTCACGCGCCCGCTCCCGCGCGTCGCCGCGACCGGTCACGCCAGCAGGCCCGAGGACCGCCACAGCTGCCGCCCGACGCCCCGCAGCACCCCGATGTCGTCGAGGAAGTCGGTGAGCCGCCTGGCACCCGTCTGCATGATCTCGCGCCGG
The sequence above is drawn from the Streptomyces sp. SAT1 genome and encodes:
- a CDS encoding TetR/AcrR family transcriptional regulator → MSPAAPTPAYRRLSVEERRAQLLEAALSLFAHRAPEEVSLDDVAEAAGVSRPLVYRYFPGGKQQLYEAALRSAAEELRHCFDEPRTGPLLPRLARALDRYLAFVDQHDTGFSALLQGGSVVETSRTTAIVDGVRRAAAEHILSHLRVDGPGPRLRMTVRMWITAVEAASLIWLDEDKQPPVGELRDWLVEQFAAVLTVTAARDPQTAELVRRLSAADD